One genomic window of Arachis hypogaea cultivar Tifrunner chromosome 8, arahy.Tifrunner.gnm2.J5K5, whole genome shotgun sequence includes the following:
- the LOC112705818 gene encoding uncharacterized protein codes for MEVAVASPSPPGSPSMMDHFDFNGARISPYLSAPSSPRRFGEYYNLSAPTSPSRLREFYSDFDYFTSAAPSPSLNGGAAEHDDGFAFFVSGESVKSPRSAEELFHGGKIKPMRVDELLESSRSPLLQHQPKLSPIAQGKKAIREALSPRKKRDSGNGNGNEAFEERRGRDRTPAAVSSSSRRVSRSHSPYRVSHYTWEEELHHHQQLQQVQGNSNKEDLKSAASLSSSSSSSSSKSSKRWRLRDLLLFRSASEGRGTTKDPFRKYPLFFKKPEETAKASSSSSSSSSFRNSEMPPKSRRKEAVSAHELHYARKKAESQDLKKRTFLPYKQGILGRLAGFGSPAR; via the coding sequence ATGGAAGTGGCAGTAGCAAGTCCCAGCCCTCCAGGGAGTCCATCAATGATGGATCACTTCGATTTCAATGGCGCAAGGATCTCACCATATCTCAGTGCTCCTTCTTCGCCCCGCCGTTTCGGTGAATACTATAACTTGAGTGCTCCAACCAGCCCTTCCAGGCTTCGCGAGTTTTACTCCGATTTCGATTACTTCACCTCCGCCGCGCCTTCTCCGAGTCTCAACGGCGGCGCTGCTGAGCACGACGACGGTTTTGCGTTTTTTGTTAGCGGTGAGTCGGTGAAGTCCCCTCGCTCGGCGGAAGAGCTCTTCCACGGCGGGAAAATCAAGCCTATGAGGGTGGATGAGTTATTGGAATCTTCTAGAAGCCCGCTCCTACAGCACCAACCGAAGCTGTCTCCGATTGCGCAAGGGAAGAAGGCGATCCGGGAGGCTCTGTCTCCTCGAAAGAAGAGGGATTCCGGCAACGGCAACGGCAACGAGGCGTTTGAGGAGAGAAGGGGAAGAGATCGGACACCCGCAGCGGTTTCTTCTTCGAGTCGGAGAGTGTCGCGGTCGCACTCTCCTTACAGAGTATCCCACTACACGTGGGAAGAAGAGCTCCACCATCATCAGCAATTACAACAAGTGCAGGGTAATAGCAACAAGGAGGATCTGAAATCGGcggcttctctttcttcttcttcttcttcctcttcttcgaaGAGCTCGAAGAGGTGGAGGTTGAGGGATTTGTTGCTTTTCCGAAGCGCCTCGGAAGGGAGAGGTACCACCAAGGATCCTTTCAGGAAGTACCCTCTTTTCTTCAAGAAGCCCGAAGAAACAGCgaaagcttcttcttcttcttcttcttcttcgagctTCAGAAATTCTGAGATGCCACCAAAGTCGAGAAGGAAAGAAGCAGTTTCGGCACATGAGTTGCACTACGCTAGAAAGAAGGCTGAGTCTCAGGATTTGAAGAAGAGAACCTTCTTGCCTTACAAACAGGGCATTTTGGGCAGGTTGGCTGGTTTCGGATCTCCAGCCAGATAG